The Gemmatimonadaceae bacterium genome has a window encoding:
- the dtd gene encoding D-aminoacyl-tRNA deacylase codes for MRVLLQRVSRAEVRVGERITGAIGRGLLLLVGFTHADSEANAAWMAEKVAGLRLFGDAEGKMNLGLDDVNGAVLVVSQFTLYGDAQKGRRPSFIDAARPDQAIPLYERFVALLREGGLRVETGEFGAMMDVELVNDGPVTLWLER; via the coding sequence ATGCGAGTGCTCCTGCAGCGGGTATCGCGCGCCGAGGTGCGCGTGGGTGAACGCATCACCGGTGCCATCGGCCGGGGACTCCTCCTCCTCGTCGGCTTCACACATGCCGACAGCGAGGCGAATGCCGCGTGGATGGCCGAGAAGGTGGCCGGCCTGCGGCTCTTTGGCGACGCCGAGGGGAAGATGAACCTCGGCCTCGACGACGTGAACGGCGCCGTCCTCGTCGTCAGCCAGTTCACGCTCTACGGCGACGCGCAGAAGGGACGCCGCCCGAGTTTCATCGACGCCGCGCGCCCCGATCAGGCCATTCCATTGTACGAGCGCTTCGTCGCGCTGCTGCGCGAGGGCGGCCTGCGGGTGGAGACCGGCGAGTTCGGCGCGATGATGGACGTGGAGCTCGTGAACGACGGACCCGTGACGCTCTGGCTGGAGCGTTAG